A genomic window from Solanum dulcamara chromosome 11, daSolDulc1.2, whole genome shotgun sequence includes:
- the LOC129872970 gene encoding DNA mismatch repair protein MLH3-like isoform X3 codes for MGERYAASKYCYSGDMHAFPASFGLKGEALSSTSDVSLFEIVTKTHGRPIGYCKLLKRKCLHLGIDDCRQDVGTTVIVREVFYNQPVRMKQMHSNEDDLFCTSASPSPLLLLSCGFGIHLSSLNKLNASDGSFKLSGPDVYTVKIPVQDSFLADTCSRFVSKGPRHKLPNNITMSFDSAFDIEQRSRSQIYPLFLLNLNCPISLYDLALLEPSKTSVESKSMGVKRSTCDGESKEVCSWATNRLLSLSSTWMLS; via the exons ATGGGAGAAAGATATG CGGCATCAAAATACTGCTATTCAGGCGATATGCATGCTTTCCCAGCAAGCTTTGGCCTAAAAGGAGAGGCTCTGAGCTCTACTTCTGACGTTTCTTTGTTCGAAATTGTTACTAAAACTCATGGGAGGCCAATTGGATATTGTAAGCTTTTGAAG CGGAAGTGTTTGCACCTTGGAATTGATGATTGTAGACAAGATGTTGGTACAACAG TCATTGTTCGTGAAGTATTTTACAACCAACCAGTTCGTATGAAGCAAATGCACTCCAA TGAGGATGACCTGTTTTGCACAAGTGCTTCTCCTTCTCCATTGCTGCTATTGTCCTGTGGGTTTGGCATTCATTTGAGTTCCCTTAACAAATTGAATGCAAGTGATGGTTCATTCAAGCTCTCAGGTCCTGATGTTTACACAGTGAAG ATACCAGTTCAAGATTCGTTTCTTGCAGATACCTGTTCAAGATTTGTTTCCAAAGGACCAAGACATAAATTGCCTAATAACATAACGATGAGTTTTGACAGTGCTTTTGACATTGAGCAGCGAAGTAGATCTCAGATATATCCACTGTTTTTGTTGAACCTAAACTGCCCGATATCTTTATATGATTTGGCTTTGTTGGAGCCTTCAAAGACATCTGTGGAATCTAAG AGCATGGGAGTCAAAAGAAGTACATGCGATGGGGAGTCAAAAGAAG TTTGCTCATGGGCAACCAACCGACTACTGTCCCTTTCGTCAACTTGGATGCTAAGTTAG
- the LOC129872970 gene encoding DNA mismatch repair protein MLH3-like isoform X1 produces the protein MCRKFCSIYYFTSSPEVVLSFEGYGISRDGLVLMGERYAASKYCYSGDMHAFPASFGLKGEALSSTSDVSLFEIVTKTHGRPIGYCKLLKRKCLHLGIDDCRQDVGTTVIVREVFYNQPVRMKQMHSNEDDLFCTSASPSPLLLLSCGFGIHLSSLNKLNASDGSFKLSGPDVYTVKIPVQDSFLADTCSRFVSKGPRHKLPNNITMSFDSAFDIEQRSRSQIYPLFLLNLNCPISLYDLALLEPSKTSVESKFAHGQPTDYCPFRQLGC, from the exons ATGTGCAGAAAGTTCTgctcaatttattattttacttcatcacCTGAAGTTGTACTTTCTTTTGAAGGATATGGTATCTCACGAGATGGACTGGTGCTGATGGGAGAAAGATATG CGGCATCAAAATACTGCTATTCAGGCGATATGCATGCTTTCCCAGCAAGCTTTGGCCTAAAAGGAGAGGCTCTGAGCTCTACTTCTGACGTTTCTTTGTTCGAAATTGTTACTAAAACTCATGGGAGGCCAATTGGATATTGTAAGCTTTTGAAG CGGAAGTGTTTGCACCTTGGAATTGATGATTGTAGACAAGATGTTGGTACAACAG TCATTGTTCGTGAAGTATTTTACAACCAACCAGTTCGTATGAAGCAAATGCACTCCAA TGAGGATGACCTGTTTTGCACAAGTGCTTCTCCTTCTCCATTGCTGCTATTGTCCTGTGGGTTTGGCATTCATTTGAGTTCCCTTAACAAATTGAATGCAAGTGATGGTTCATTCAAGCTCTCAGGTCCTGATGTTTACACAGTGAAG ATACCAGTTCAAGATTCGTTTCTTGCAGATACCTGTTCAAGATTTGTTTCCAAAGGACCAAGACATAAATTGCCTAATAACATAACGATGAGTTTTGACAGTGCTTTTGACATTGAGCAGCGAAGTAGATCTCAGATATATCCACTGTTTTTGTTGAACCTAAACTGCCCGATATCTTTATATGATTTGGCTTTGTTGGAGCCTTCAAAGACATCTGTGGAATCTAAG TTTGCTCATGGGCAACCAACCGACTACTGTCCCTTTCGTCAACTTGGATGCTAA
- the LOC129872970 gene encoding DNA mismatch repair protein MLH3-like isoform X2, giving the protein MCRKFCSIYYFTSSPEVVLSFEGYGISRDGLVLMGERYAASKYCYSGDMHAFPASFGLKGEALSSTSDVSLFEIVTKTHGRPIGYCKLLKRKCLHLGIDDCRQDVGTTVIVREVFYNQPVRMKQMHSNEDDLFCTSASPSPLLLLSCGFGIHLSSLNKLNASDGSFKLSGPDVYTVKIPVQDSFLADTCSRFVSKGPRHKLPNNITMSFDSAFDIEQRSRSQIYPLFLLNLNCPISLYDLALLEPSKTSVESKFELISWFLLTQSFLT; this is encoded by the exons ATGTGCAGAAAGTTCTgctcaatttattattttacttcatcacCTGAAGTTGTACTTTCTTTTGAAGGATATGGTATCTCACGAGATGGACTGGTGCTGATGGGAGAAAGATATG CGGCATCAAAATACTGCTATTCAGGCGATATGCATGCTTTCCCAGCAAGCTTTGGCCTAAAAGGAGAGGCTCTGAGCTCTACTTCTGACGTTTCTTTGTTCGAAATTGTTACTAAAACTCATGGGAGGCCAATTGGATATTGTAAGCTTTTGAAG CGGAAGTGTTTGCACCTTGGAATTGATGATTGTAGACAAGATGTTGGTACAACAG TCATTGTTCGTGAAGTATTTTACAACCAACCAGTTCGTATGAAGCAAATGCACTCCAA TGAGGATGACCTGTTTTGCACAAGTGCTTCTCCTTCTCCATTGCTGCTATTGTCCTGTGGGTTTGGCATTCATTTGAGTTCCCTTAACAAATTGAATGCAAGTGATGGTTCATTCAAGCTCTCAGGTCCTGATGTTTACACAGTGAAG ATACCAGTTCAAGATTCGTTTCTTGCAGATACCTGTTCAAGATTTGTTTCCAAAGGACCAAGACATAAATTGCCTAATAACATAACGATGAGTTTTGACAGTGCTTTTGACATTGAGCAGCGAAGTAGATCTCAGATATATCCACTGTTTTTGTTGAACCTAAACTGCCCGATATCTTTATATGATTTGGCTTTGTTGGAGCCTTCAAAGACATCTGTGGAATCTAAG TTTGAACTTATCTCCTGGTTTTTGCTTACCCAATCATTCCTGACCTGA
- the LOC129872970 gene encoding DNA mismatch repair protein MLH3-like isoform X4, producing the protein MCRKFCSIYYFTSSPEVVLSFEGYGISRDGLVLMGERYAASKYCYSGDMHAFPASFGLKGEALSSTSDVSLFEIVTKTHGRPIGYCKLLKRKCLHLGIDDCRQDVGTTVIVREVFYNQPVRMKQMHSNEDDLFCTSASPSPLLLLSCGFGIHLSSLNKLNASDGSFKLSGPDVYTVKCRYQFKIRFLQIPVQDLFPKDQDINCLIT; encoded by the exons ATGTGCAGAAAGTTCTgctcaatttattattttacttcatcacCTGAAGTTGTACTTTCTTTTGAAGGATATGGTATCTCACGAGATGGACTGGTGCTGATGGGAGAAAGATATG CGGCATCAAAATACTGCTATTCAGGCGATATGCATGCTTTCCCAGCAAGCTTTGGCCTAAAAGGAGAGGCTCTGAGCTCTACTTCTGACGTTTCTTTGTTCGAAATTGTTACTAAAACTCATGGGAGGCCAATTGGATATTGTAAGCTTTTGAAG CGGAAGTGTTTGCACCTTGGAATTGATGATTGTAGACAAGATGTTGGTACAACAG TCATTGTTCGTGAAGTATTTTACAACCAACCAGTTCGTATGAAGCAAATGCACTCCAA TGAGGATGACCTGTTTTGCACAAGTGCTTCTCCTTCTCCATTGCTGCTATTGTCCTGTGGGTTTGGCATTCATTTGAGTTCCCTTAACAAATTGAATGCAAGTGATGGTTCATTCAAGCTCTCAGGTCCTGATGTTTACACAGTGAAG TGCAGATACCAGTTCAAGATTCGTTTCTTGCAGATACCTGTTCAAGATTTGTTTCCAAAGGACCAAGACATAAATTGCCTAATAACATAA
- the LOC129872970 gene encoding DNA mismatch repair protein MLH3-like isoform X5, with protein sequence MCRKFCSIYYFTSSPEVVLSFEGYGISRDGLVLMGERYAASKYCYSGDMHAFPASFGLKGEALSSTSDVSLFEIVTKTHGRPIGYCKLLKRKCLHLGIDDCRQDVGTTVIVREVFYNQPVRMKQMHSNEDDLFCTSASPSPLLLLSCGFGIHLSSLNKLNASDGSFKLSGPDVYTVKVYRPILMYKSVISYLFFTLFP encoded by the exons ATGTGCAGAAAGTTCTgctcaatttattattttacttcatcacCTGAAGTTGTACTTTCTTTTGAAGGATATGGTATCTCACGAGATGGACTGGTGCTGATGGGAGAAAGATATG CGGCATCAAAATACTGCTATTCAGGCGATATGCATGCTTTCCCAGCAAGCTTTGGCCTAAAAGGAGAGGCTCTGAGCTCTACTTCTGACGTTTCTTTGTTCGAAATTGTTACTAAAACTCATGGGAGGCCAATTGGATATTGTAAGCTTTTGAAG CGGAAGTGTTTGCACCTTGGAATTGATGATTGTAGACAAGATGTTGGTACAACAG TCATTGTTCGTGAAGTATTTTACAACCAACCAGTTCGTATGAAGCAAATGCACTCCAA TGAGGATGACCTGTTTTGCACAAGTGCTTCTCCTTCTCCATTGCTGCTATTGTCCTGTGGGTTTGGCATTCATTTGAGTTCCCTTAACAAATTGAATGCAAGTGATGGTTCATTCAAGCTCTCAGGTCCTGATGTTTACACAGTGAAGGTATACAGGCCCATATTGATGTATAAGAGTGTGATCAGTTATCTTTTCTTCACATTGTTTCCCTAA